Part of the Arsenicicoccus sp. oral taxon 190 genome, TGGGCCGGAGTATGCCGCGTACGTGGTGGAGCGGCTCCTCGCCCGACCCACCCTGGCCCGGGCCCTCCTCGAGCTGCGGCTCGAAGCGTCCCGCAACCCCAGCGTGGCTGAACCCCTGACGACATTCCTCCGTGACGGTCTGGACGCCGACGTCGCCTTCCACACCGACCGCGGCCTACCCGGAGGGCGGGATCACGTCATACGACTGCATCACCTCGTCAACGGGATCCTCCTCGACGCACTGACGGTGCCCCTCGCTCCCGAGCGGGATCCCCTCGACGAGGTGCGCCTCGCGGCGACCGCGCTGGGCGGCGGTTCGTGACCCCCGGAGACCGAGGCCCGGCGGGCGGCATACCGGCCTGGACGACGGCGGATGCCCGGGCTCCTTCGCAGCAGTGGGTCGTCGATGCCGTGCGTGCCGACCCCGTGTGCGCTGCGATCCTCGACCGTATGCCGTCCCTGGGGCTGGCCGAGTGGTGGCTGACGGCCGGCGCTGTGTTCCAGAACGTCTGGAACGCCGTGGACAGTCGCCCGCCCGGCTACGGCATCAAGGACTACGACATCTTCTACTTCGACGACTGTGACCTGTCGTGGGAGGCCGAGGACGCTGTCATCCGTCGAGCTGCTGACCTGTTCGACGACCTGGACGCCCGCGTCGAGATCCGTAACGAGGCACGCGTACACCTCTGGTACGAAGCGAAGTTCGGCACCCAGATCGCGCCATACCGCAGCGCCGCCGACGCGATCGACTCCTTTGCCTCGACCACCTGCTGCGTCGGCATCACCCGTGACCGGGACGCTTTGCGCGTGCACGCCCCCTTCGGACTCGAGGACGTCCTCGCCCTGCACATGCGACCCAACCGCCGGATCGCGCCCCAGCACGTCTACGAGACCAAGGTGGCCGAGTACCGCTCCCGCTGGCCATCCCTGACCCACGACCCCTGGTGACAGGGGGCAGCTAGCCTTCGCGTCACGGACATCACGGTGCGAGCACTGCGGCGGTACCCCGTGAAGTCGATGGGTGGCGAGTCCCTGGGCACCGTTGATGTGGATGCCCGCGGCCTCGTGCTCGACCGCTGGTATGCCGTGACGGACCGCGAGGGATGTTTCGCGTCCGGCAAGGACACCCGCAGGTTCCGCCGACGCGATGCGGTCTTCGACTACCGGGCCGCCGTGAGCGAGAGCGGCGTCGTCGTGACGGGACCGGAGGGGAGCTGGCTGGTGGGAGACGAGGACCTGGATCATCACCTCAGCCGACGCATGGGGACGCCCGTCATGGTGCTGCCCGAGGCCGACGTCCCGCACCAGGACATGGGGGCCGTGTCGGTGGTCGGGACCGCCACCCTCGAATGGTGCCGCAGCCGGTGGGACATCGACGCGGACCCTCGCCGCCTCCGTGTCAACGTGCTCCTCGAGACCTCCGAACCCTTCGTCGAGGAGACCTGGGCGGGACGCGAGATCTCCCTGGGCTCCGTGACTCTCGTCGGGGCACAACGGATCCCCCGCTGCCGGATGGTGGACGTCGCCCAGGACGGCGCCATACCGGACGGGAGGTGGCTCAAGCCGCTCGCGGCCGAGCGCGACATGTTCCTGGCCATGTATGCCGACGTCCGCACGCCCGGCACGGTCGCCGTGGGTGACCTCGTCACCGTGTCACCAGCGCCGAGGTGATCGGCCGGCGACGCAGGCAGCGCGAGGCGCACCGGGTGCCGGATCACGGTCCCGGCGGCGAGGTCGGGCGCCCTCACCTTCTCAGGGCGCGGAGCAAGAATTCGACGCCCCGATTCCGTTCGAATATTGCGAAATGACGTACGCTTCTCACATGACCAGCGCTGCCCACGACCGACTCACCGTCCTGCCACCTGAGGACCTCGAGACGATGCTGGACCTGTCGACGTTCCTGACCCAGCACGACCAGCCCGCCGCTCTCGTGGGCCCAGACGGCCAAACCGTCCCGCTCCCGCTGGAGGCGTACCGGGTCCTCGTCAATGCCGCCACCGCCATGCGTGCGGGCAAGGCCATCACCGTCGCCCCCGTGGATCAGCTCCTGACCACCCAGGAAGCGGCGGACTTCCTTGGCATCAGCCGACCCACCCTCGTCAAGCTCCTCGAGTCCGGGCGCATCCCCTTCGAGCGCCCCGCCGCCGGCCGCCATCGCCGCGTAAGACTGCAGGACGTCATCGACTACCAGGACTCCCAGCGGGCCGGCCGCCGGGCGGCCCTGGATGACATGACCCGCGACGCCGCGGACGCGGGCCTTTACGACAGCGTGCCCGACTACACCCAGGCCCTCGCTGGTGCGCGACGCGAGCACTCCCGGCAGTGAGCCGCTATACCGCGCTGCTTGACGCCTGTGTTCTCGTCCCGGTCGCCCTCGCCGACACACTTCTGCGCCTCGCCGAGCACGACCTCTACCGCCCGCTGTGGAGCGATCGAATCCTCGACGAGACGACCACCGCCATCGAGCGCGTCCACCCCGAGCTCGCCGACGGACGGGCGAGGGGACGCACGGCCGCGATGGCCTCCGCCTTCCCTGACGCGCTGGTCACCGGTTGGCAGGCGCTCGTCAACGGCATCTCTCTGCCCGACCCCGACGACCGACACGTCGTGGCCGCGGCCGTCCGAGGTCGGGCCGACGCCATCGTTACCGCCAACGTCAGGGACTTCCCCACCTCAGAGCTGAATGAGCTGGGGATCAGCGTTCAGCCGCCGGATTTGTTCCTCCTTGATCAGCTGGACCTCGCGCCGACGGCCACGATCGAGGCGCTGCACCGCCAGGCCAGCGCCACCCGGCAACCGCCCATCACACCCGAGATGCTGCTGAGGCATCTCGCGGCCTGCGGCGTGCCTGAGTTGGCCGCTGCTGCGCGCCGACAGCTCTGGCGACACACATCTGAACTCCCTCCTGCCTGAGCCGGGCCCACGCAGGAGGCCCGGACATGCCACCGGGCACACCTGAAGCACGGCACCTGATTTCACGTGCGGAGCAGTCGCACCGAAGGCGGCTCGTAGAGCTTCTCCTCCTCCCCTGGAGACGCGACCGTGGCTGAGGAGGCGCAAGGGGGCGGCATACCCACCTGACGCCGACCACCAAAGGGTGCCAGGCTGGGTCGCGCCAGCCCACTCCCTCGGAGGCCCCCATGACTGGATCCGCGCCGCTGCCCACCGTCGGTCTCGTCGCGCCGCCCGACCTGCCGCCCGAGCAGATCCTGCGCGTCGCCCAGACCGCGGAGGACTCCGGCGTCGACGAGCTGTGGCTCTGGGAGGACTGTTTCGCGACGTCGGGGCTCGGCCCGGCCGCGGCTGTCCTGGGCGCGACGACGCGACTGCGCGTCGGGATCGGCCTGATGCCGGTGCCCCTGCGCGCCCCGAGCCTGACCGCGATGGAGATCGCGAGCCTGGCGCGGATGTGCCCGGGGAGGTTCCGCCCGGGGCTCGGGCACGGCGTCGCCGACTGGATGCGCCAGGCCGGTGTGGGCGTCGAGTCCCCGCTGACCCTGCTGCGCGAGCACCTCACCACGATCGGGGCCCTCCTGCGCGGAGAGACCGTGTCGTATGCCGGTCGCTACGTCCAGCTCGACGACGTGACGCTGCGGTGGCCGCCGCACGAGGTGCCGTCGCTGCTCGTCGGGGGTCGCGGCCCCAAGACCCTGGCCGTCGCGGGTGGGCTGGCGGCCGGGGCGATCCTCGACGACGTGGTGCGCCGCGGCATCCCCGACGTCGACCGTCTCCGGGAGGCCGTCGGCCAGGTCCGGGCGGCGCGCGCGCAGGCCGGCCAGGAGGGCGAGCCCGAGATCGTGGCGCTGCTCCCGGTCCGCGACGACATCACCACCGACCAGCTGCACGAGCGCCTCGCGACCCTGCGCGAGCACGGCGTGACGACCGCGACGGTCGCGGCCTTCGACGACGACGGGTCTCCTGCCGGGGACGAGCGCGTGCTGCGCCTCGCCGAGCTGCTGGGCGCCGTGAGCTGACCGCCCGCGGTCAGGCGCGCCCGTCCTCGGCAGCCTCCCAGTCGCTGCCGAGCAACCCGTAGACCCAAGAGTCGGAGACGACGCCCTCGACGATGCAGTCCTGACGCATCGTCCCCTCGCGCACGAAACCGAGCTTCTCCAGCACCCGCGCGCACGCCACGTTGCGCGTGTCGACCTCGGCCTGGACTCGGTTGAGGTCGAGCGTCCCGTAGGCCCACCCCAGCAGCGCCCGTGCCGCCTCGGTCGCGACGCCCTGCCCCCACGCCGACTGCCCGAAGATGAGTCCGATGGCAGCGCTGCGGAAGTCGGGGTTCCAGCGCAGCAGCGCCACCCAGCCGACGCACTCGTCCGCGTCGCGCCAGGCGACGGCGACCCGCACCCCCGATCCGTCCGCTGCCCGCTGGCGGC contains:
- a CDS encoding GNAT family N-acetyltransferase translates to MALETPTLHTDRLVLRPLAESDTDALWALHTDRHVLRYWDEPPWMERSRALQLVTRSRQRAADGSGVRVAVAWRDADECVGWVALLRWNPDFRSAAIGLIFGQSAWGQGVATEAARALLGWAYGTLDLNRVQAEVDTRNVACARVLEKLGFVREGTMRQDCIVEGVVSDSWVYGLLGSDWEAAEDGRA
- a CDS encoding helix-turn-helix domain-containing protein; translated protein: MTSAAHDRLTVLPPEDLETMLDLSTFLTQHDQPAALVGPDGQTVPLPLEAYRVLVNAATAMRAGKAITVAPVDQLLTTQEAADFLGISRPTLVKLLESGRIPFERPAAGRHRRVRLQDVIDYQDSQRAGRRAALDDMTRDAADAGLYDSVPDYTQALAGARREHSRQ
- a CDS encoding PIN domain-containing protein is translated as MSRYTALLDACVLVPVALADTLLRLAEHDLYRPLWSDRILDETTTAIERVHPELADGRARGRTAAMASAFPDALVTGWQALVNGISLPDPDDRHVVAAAVRGRADAIVTANVRDFPTSELNELGISVQPPDLFLLDQLDLAPTATIEALHRQASATRQPPITPEMLLRHLAACGVPELAAAARRQLWRHTSELPPA
- a CDS encoding MOSC domain-containing protein; the protein is MGGESLGTVDVDARGLVLDRWYAVTDREGCFASGKDTRRFRRRDAVFDYRAAVSESGVVVTGPEGSWLVGDEDLDHHLSRRMGTPVMVLPEADVPHQDMGAVSVVGTATLEWCRSRWDIDADPRRLRVNVLLETSEPFVEETWAGREISLGSVTLVGAQRIPRCRMVDVAQDGAIPDGRWLKPLAAERDMFLAMYADVRTPGTVAVGDLVTVSPAPR
- a CDS encoding TetR/AcrR family transcriptional regulator, with translation MVANPARRAAVLDAALEVLGRDGARAVTHRAVDVEADLPAGTTANYFPSRADLLTGMASRIFALLAPAEDRLADLERLPSDHAGPEYAAYVVERLLARPTLARALLELRLEASRNPSVAEPLTTFLRDGLDADVAFHTDRGLPGGRDHVIRLHHLVNGILLDALTVPLAPERDPLDEVRLAATALGGGS
- a CDS encoding nucleotidyltransferase family protein — encoded protein: MPSLGLAEWWLTAGAVFQNVWNAVDSRPPGYGIKDYDIFYFDDCDLSWEAEDAVIRRAADLFDDLDARVEIRNEARVHLWYEAKFGTQIAPYRSAADAIDSFASTTCCVGITRDRDALRVHAPFGLEDVLALHMRPNRRIAPQHVYETKVAEYRSRWPSLTHDPW
- a CDS encoding LLM class flavin-dependent oxidoreductase, which codes for MTGSAPLPTVGLVAPPDLPPEQILRVAQTAEDSGVDELWLWEDCFATSGLGPAAAVLGATTRLRVGIGLMPVPLRAPSLTAMEIASLARMCPGRFRPGLGHGVADWMRQAGVGVESPLTLLREHLTTIGALLRGETVSYAGRYVQLDDVTLRWPPHEVPSLLVGGRGPKTLAVAGGLAAGAILDDVVRRGIPDVDRLREAVGQVRAARAQAGQEGEPEIVALLPVRDDITTDQLHERLATLREHGVTTATVAAFDDDGSPAGDERVLRLAELLGAVS